One Helianthus annuus cultivar XRQ/B chromosome 12, HanXRQr2.0-SUNRISE, whole genome shotgun sequence genomic region harbors:
- the LOC110894107 gene encoding uncharacterized protein LOC110894107: protein MSNFRSKDMQLEQYNGEIDPKRSDFEHNPPHNFRSLSVSYGSSYKTPQNNMDIVVANDLKLKKGKSVNGLATKQWSFSDPEFQRKKRVAGYKVYSVEGKLKGSFRKSFRWIKDKYNHVVYGLTSFTKHPSSKTEPGTKTTLNNYKITPIRPRDRVVPDSMFIP from the exons ATGTCCAATTTCAGATCAAAAGACATGCAATTAGAGCAATACAATGGAGAAATTGACCCAAAAAGATCCGATTTTGAGCACAACCCACCTCATAATTTCAGATCTTTAAGTGTTTCGTATGGTTCTTCTTACAAAACCCCACAAAATAATATGGATATTGTGGTTGCGAATGATTTGAAATTGAAGAAAGGGAAGTCGGTGAACGGATTAGCGACGAAACAATGGAGTTTTAGCGACCCAGAGTTTCAGAGGAAGAAGAGAGTTGCAGGGTATAAAGTGTACTCTGTTGAGGGGAAACTTAAAGGGTCTTTTAGGAAGAGTTTCAGGTGGATTAAAGATAAGTATAATCATGTTGTTTATGG gttaaCTTCATTCACAAAACACCCAAGCTCGAAGACCGAGCCGGGAACCAAAACAacactaaataattacaaaattaCACCAATCCGACCACGAGATCGGGTTGTTCCTGATTCTATGTTTATACCATAA